One Natronogracilivirga saccharolytica genomic window carries:
- a CDS encoding fibrobacter succinogenes major paralogous domain-containing protein: MNEIDIGNQVWMTANLNVDKFRNDDLILEVRTIEGWKRANKELKPAWCYLDFDPVKGKKFGKLYNWQAVIDPRGLAPDGWHIPHIDEWMELVDYLGGEKISGSKMKLLNDSESRDHCTNDSGFSALIGGYRYFNGRLETSGMSYWWSSTEAYPTTAWIISLFYGSGDVMVLDDDKKNGCYVRCIRGNETNYDSRLPRPSSVSLLAAIIGGGQ, translated from the coding sequence ATGAATGAAATAGATATAGGCAATCAAGTTTGGATGACTGCAAATCTGAACGTCGATAAGTTTCGCAATGATGATCTAATACTTGAAGTGCGGACAATTGAGGGATGGAAGAGAGCAAACAAAGAACTAAAGCCCGCTTGGTGCTATCTTGATTTTGATCCTGTCAAGGGTAAAAAATTCGGTAAACTTTATAATTGGCAAGCTGTTATTGACCCAAGAGGTTTAGCCCCCGATGGCTGGCACATACCTCACATTGATGAGTGGATGGAATTAGTAGATTATTTGGGTGGCGAGAAAATCTCCGGTTCAAAAATGAAACTCCTAAACGATTCTGAAAGTAGGGATCATTGCACAAATGATAGTGGCTTTTCTGCTCTTATTGGAGGTTATCGATATTTTAATGGAAGGTTGGAAACTTCTGGTATGAGTTACTGGTGGAGTTCCACAGAGGCTTATCCGACTACTGCCTGGATCATATCTTTGTTTTATGGCAGTGGTGATGTAATGGTGCTTGATGATGACAAGAAAAATGGATGTTACGTGCGTTGTATCAGGGGAAATGAGACGAATTATGATAGCAGGTTACCAAGACCTTCCTCTGTTTCTCTGCTCGCAGCAATCATTGGAGGGGGCCAATGA